Proteins encoded in a region of the Sphingomonas sp. OV641 genome:
- a CDS encoding NAD(P)/FAD-dependent oxidoreductase: MHDCIIIGGGPAGLTAAIYLARFHLDILLFDNGSSRASLIPCTHNHAGFPDGISGKELLARMRTQAASFGVRCQSATVTAIEPQDDVFLVRSADHEVRARTVLLATGVVNNRPDMDHALHDSALEQGLLRYCPICDGYEVTDKRVGVIGTGTHGMREALFLRGYSKDVTLIAPDAEHMLDKDCAAALDRAGVSRIDGPCGGYAIEDDKLALDTAAGRLSFDSVYPALGSQIRSDLALAAGARGTDDGCIVTDEHQRTTLPGLYAAGDVVRGLDQISHAMGQAGVAATTIRNELNERQPLRR; encoded by the coding sequence ATGCACGATTGCATCATCATCGGGGGCGGCCCCGCCGGGCTGACGGCGGCTATCTATCTCGCCCGGTTTCACCTCGACATTCTGCTGTTCGACAATGGATCGAGCCGCGCTTCCCTGATCCCGTGCACGCACAATCATGCGGGCTTCCCCGATGGCATCAGCGGCAAGGAATTGCTCGCGCGGATGCGGACCCAGGCAGCTTCGTTCGGCGTCCGCTGCCAGTCGGCAACTGTCACCGCGATCGAGCCGCAGGATGATGTTTTCCTCGTTCGCAGCGCCGATCATGAAGTCCGCGCGAGAACCGTCCTGCTGGCCACGGGCGTGGTGAACAACCGCCCCGACATGGATCACGCGCTCCATGACAGCGCGCTTGAACAAGGCCTGCTGCGCTATTGTCCGATCTGCGACGGCTATGAAGTCACCGACAAGCGCGTCGGCGTGATCGGCACAGGCACTCACGGGATGCGGGAGGCTCTGTTCCTGCGCGGCTATTCCAAGGACGTGACGCTGATCGCGCCCGACGCAGAACATATGCTCGACAAGGATTGCGCCGCCGCGCTCGACCGCGCCGGCGTGTCCCGCATCGACGGCCCTTGTGGAGGCTATGCGATCGAAGATGATAAGCTGGCGCTGGATACCGCGGCCGGCCGGCTCTCGTTCGACAGCGTCTATCCCGCTTTAGGCTCCCAGATCCGATCCGACCTGGCATTGGCGGCGGGCGCCCGGGGAACGGACGATGGCTGCATCGTCACAGACGAACATCAACGCACGACGCTGCCGGGCCTGTATGCGGCAGGCGATGTGGTGCGCGGGCTGGACCAGATCAGCCATGCCATGGGGCAAGCAGGCGTAGCCGCCACCACGATCCGTAATGAGTTGAACGAGCGACAGCCGCTCCGCCGCTAA
- a CDS encoding YifB family Mg chelatase-like AAA ATPase, which produces MAAIVATVAYLGLEARAVEVQVQLIAGLPAFNLVGLADKAVGESRERVRGAIAAMGLALPPKRIAVNLSPADLPKEGSHFDLPIALGLLAAMGVVDAEAIAEFVIVGELALDGRIAPSPGVLLAALHAAEIGKGLICPAAQGAEAAWSGSIQVVAAPDLLSLINHLKGHGLLPAPRTGEVEAAGSGPDLRQVRGQETAKRALEIAAAGNHNLLMVGPPGSGKSLMASCLPGILPPLDPGEALEVSMVQSVAGTLEGGRLTRTRPFRAPHHSASMAALTGGGLKVRPGEVSMAHLGVLFLDELPEFQRAVLDSLRQPLESGTVSVARANAHVTFPARVQLVAAMNPCRCGYLGDAGLACARAPKCAGDYQAKVSGPLLDRIDLHVEVQAVSAADLMLPPPSEGSAEVAARVAQVRAIQTERYRDHPARTNADIDGDLLERFATPDDGGRALLAQAAEAMRLSARGYTRILRVARTIADMAGSASVGRIHVAEALSYRRQPPRN; this is translated from the coding sequence ATGGCGGCGATTGTCGCGACGGTGGCGTATCTGGGGCTGGAGGCGCGCGCCGTTGAGGTTCAGGTTCAACTGATCGCGGGACTGCCGGCGTTCAACCTGGTGGGCCTTGCCGACAAGGCGGTCGGCGAAAGCCGCGAGCGGGTGCGCGGGGCAATCGCGGCAATGGGCCTGGCGCTGCCGCCCAAGAGAATAGCGGTCAATCTGTCGCCGGCGGACCTGCCGAAGGAAGGATCGCACTTCGACCTGCCGATCGCGCTTGGTCTGTTGGCGGCGATGGGCGTGGTGGACGCCGAGGCGATTGCGGAGTTCGTGATCGTCGGTGAGTTGGCGCTGGATGGCCGGATCGCGCCCTCTCCGGGTGTGCTGCTGGCCGCGCTCCATGCGGCCGAAATCGGGAAAGGGCTGATCTGTCCCGCGGCGCAGGGCGCCGAGGCGGCGTGGAGCGGCTCGATCCAGGTGGTGGCGGCACCGGACCTGTTGTCGCTGATCAATCACCTGAAGGGCCACGGGCTTTTGCCTGCACCCCGGACAGGCGAGGTGGAGGCGGCGGGGAGTGGGCCGGATCTACGGCAAGTACGCGGGCAGGAGACGGCGAAGCGGGCGCTGGAGATTGCCGCGGCCGGCAATCACAACCTGCTGATGGTTGGCCCGCCCGGGTCTGGCAAGTCGCTGATGGCGTCCTGTCTGCCCGGCATCCTCCCGCCGCTGGACCCTGGCGAAGCGCTGGAAGTTTCCATGGTGCAATCGGTGGCAGGCACGCTGGAGGGCGGGCGGCTGACCCGCACGCGACCCTTCCGCGCACCGCATCATTCGGCATCCATGGCGGCGCTGACGGGTGGCGGGCTCAAGGTGCGGCCGGGCGAGGTGAGCATGGCCCATCTGGGCGTGCTGTTCCTGGACGAGCTTCCCGAGTTCCAGCGCGCGGTTCTCGACTCGTTGCGCCAGCCATTAGAGTCCGGAACGGTAAGCGTAGCGCGAGCGAATGCGCATGTGACGTTCCCGGCGCGGGTGCAGCTGGTCGCGGCGATGAACCCGTGCCGTTGCGGCTATCTGGGAGATGCCGGGCTCGCATGCGCGCGGGCGCCGAAATGCGCAGGCGATTATCAGGCGAAGGTGTCCGGGCCGCTGCTCGACCGCATCGATCTGCACGTGGAGGTGCAGGCGGTGAGCGCGGCGGACCTGATGCTGCCGCCCCCATCCGAGGGGTCGGCGGAGGTCGCGGCGCGCGTTGCACAGGTGCGCGCGATCCAGACTGAGCGGTATCGTGACCATCCGGCTCGCACGAACGCGGACATCGATGGAGACCTGCTAGAGCGCTTCGCCACGCCGGATGACGGTGGTCGCGCGCTTCTTGCCCAGGCAGCGGAAGCGATGCGGCTCTCGGCGCGCGGGTACACGCGGATCTTGCGGGTGGCGCGCACCATTGCCGACATGGCGGGCAGCGCCAGCGTCGGGCGGATCCATGTCGCGGAAGCGCTCAGCTACCGCCGGCAGCCGCCGCGAAATTGA
- a CDS encoding glutathione S-transferase family protein has product MKLIIGNKAYSSWSLRGWLACKQSGIPFEEVVVPMYDQDWDKRREGAEFAPSSGKVPILWDGETVVWDSLAIVEFLADKAGRDLFWPKDEAPRAMARSMAAEMHSSFVALRREHSMNVRQIYPPQPPSEAVTADLTRIMELWAQARARWGGDGEFLFGEFGAADIMFAPVCTRIVTYSLPIARFAGPYIAAVLAHPFMQDWIAGAQEEEWVLEQYERPASSPQSAP; this is encoded by the coding sequence ATGAAGCTTATCATCGGCAACAAGGCCTATTCCTCCTGGTCGCTGCGCGGCTGGCTGGCGTGCAAACAGTCAGGCATTCCCTTCGAGGAAGTGGTCGTGCCGATGTACGATCAGGATTGGGACAAGCGCCGAGAGGGCGCCGAATTTGCCCCCTCGTCGGGCAAGGTGCCGATCCTGTGGGACGGCGAGACGGTGGTTTGGGACAGCCTCGCCATCGTCGAATTTCTCGCCGACAAGGCTGGCCGCGACCTGTTCTGGCCCAAGGACGAGGCGCCGCGCGCCATGGCCCGCTCGATGGCGGCGGAAATGCACTCCAGCTTCGTGGCGCTGCGCCGCGAGCACAGCATGAACGTGCGCCAGATCTACCCGCCACAGCCCCCGTCGGAGGCGGTGACGGCGGATCTCACCCGCATCATGGAACTGTGGGCGCAGGCCCGCGCCCGCTGGGGCGGCGACGGCGAGTTCCTGTTCGGAGAGTTCGGCGCGGCGGACATCATGTTCGCACCCGTCTGCACCCGCATCGTCACCTATTCGCTGCCGATCGCGCGCTTCGCCGGCCCGTACATCGCAGCGGTCCTCGCCCATCCCTTCATGCAGGACTGGATCGCCGGCGCGCAGGAGGAGGAATGGGTGCTCGAACAATATGAGCGCCCGGCTTCATCTCCCCAATCCGCGCCATGA
- the rpmH gene encoding 50S ribosomal protein L34: MKRTFQPSNLVRARRHGFRARMATVGGRAVIRARRARGRKKLSA; this comes from the coding sequence ATGAAGCGGACCTTTCAGCCGAGCAACCTGGTGCGGGCACGCCGTCACGGCTTCCGTGCACGGATGGCGACGGTCGGCGGTCGCGCCGTGATCCGTGCGCGCCGCGCACGCGGCCGCAAGAAGCTGTCGGCCTAA
- the ffh gene encoding signal recognition particle protein, protein MFDSLSDRLGGVFDRLRGRGALTEADVRQAMREVRVALLEADVALPVARQFVDDATEKAIGQNVLRSVTPGQQVVKIVHDALVAMLGGDDPQAAELKIDVTPPAVVMMVGLQGSGKTTTTAKIAKRLSGGQMGRDRKKVLMASLDVNRPAAQEQLATLGTQVEVQTLPIVAGQQPVEIARRALQAAKLQGFDVLMLDTAGRLHVDQALMDEMKAVADIATPQEILLVVDSLTGQDAVNVAQSFSEQVPLTGVVLTRMDGDARGGAALSMRAVTGKPIKFAGVGEKMDALEAFHAERVAGRILGMGDVVSLVEKAAESIQAEDAERMAAKLAKGQFDMNDLRGQLAQMRRMGGLGALAGMIPGMKKAQAAMANGAVDERILLRMDAMITSMTPKERVKPELINAKRKIRIAKGSGTTVQDVNKLLKMHQEMSTAMKKIRKMGGIKGMLSMLGKGGPGGGMAGLGNALGGPELGDMLGKAGGGGLPGLPGLGGGGALPPGFPKFKK, encoded by the coding sequence ATGTTCGACAGTCTGAGCGATCGTCTTGGCGGCGTATTTGACCGCCTGCGCGGTCGTGGCGCGCTGACCGAGGCGGACGTGCGCCAGGCGATGCGCGAAGTGCGCGTCGCGCTGCTCGAGGCGGACGTCGCGCTGCCGGTGGCTCGACAGTTTGTCGATGATGCCACCGAAAAGGCGATTGGCCAGAACGTGCTGCGCTCGGTCACGCCGGGGCAGCAGGTCGTCAAGATCGTCCATGATGCGCTGGTCGCGATGCTGGGCGGGGATGATCCGCAGGCGGCCGAGCTGAAGATCGACGTCACGCCCCCGGCGGTGGTGATGATGGTCGGCCTCCAGGGCTCGGGCAAGACGACCACGACCGCGAAGATCGCCAAGCGCCTGTCGGGCGGCCAAATGGGTCGTGACCGCAAGAAGGTGCTGATGGCGTCGCTGGACGTCAACCGCCCGGCGGCGCAGGAACAGCTCGCCACGTTGGGCACGCAGGTCGAGGTGCAGACGCTGCCGATCGTCGCCGGGCAGCAGCCGGTCGAGATCGCCCGTCGCGCGCTGCAGGCGGCGAAGCTGCAGGGCTTCGACGTGCTGATGCTCGACACGGCAGGTCGCCTCCACGTCGATCAGGCGCTGATGGACGAGATGAAGGCGGTGGCGGACATTGCCACGCCGCAGGAAATCCTGCTCGTCGTCGACTCGCTGACCGGCCAGGACGCGGTCAATGTCGCGCAGAGCTTCTCTGAGCAGGTGCCGCTGACCGGCGTGGTGCTGACCCGCATGGACGGCGATGCGCGCGGCGGCGCAGCGCTCTCGATGCGTGCCGTGACGGGCAAGCCGATCAAGTTCGCCGGCGTTGGCGAGAAGATGGATGCGCTGGAGGCATTCCATGCCGAGCGCGTGGCCGGCCGGATCCTCGGCATGGGCGATGTCGTCAGCCTGGTCGAGAAGGCGGCGGAGTCGATCCAAGCGGAAGACGCCGAGCGCATGGCGGCGAAGCTGGCCAAGGGCCAGTTCGACATGAACGACCTGCGTGGGCAGCTGGCGCAGATGCGACGCATGGGCGGCCTTGGCGCACTCGCCGGCATGATCCCGGGCATGAAGAAGGCGCAAGCGGCGATGGCCAATGGCGCCGTGGACGAGCGCATCCTGTTGCGCATGGACGCGATGATCACGTCCATGACGCCGAAGGAGCGCGTGAAGCCTGAGCTGATCAACGCCAAGCGCAAGATCCGCATCGCCAAGGGCAGCGGCACGACCGTGCAGGACGTGAACAAGCTCCTGAAGATGCACCAGGAAATGTCCACCGCGATGAAGAAGATACGCAAGATGGGCGGCATCAAGGGGATGCTGTCCATGCTTGGCAAGGGTGGCCCGGGAGGCGGCATGGCAGGCCTCGGCAATGCGCTGGGCGGGCCGGAGCTGGGCGACATGCTGGGCAAGGCTGGCGGCGGCGGTTTGCCCGGCCTGCCTGGCCTTGGTGGTGGCGGCGCCCTGCCGCCAGGATTTCCGAAGTTCAAGAAGTAA
- the rimM gene encoding ribosome maturation factor RimM (Essential for efficient processing of 16S rRNA), with amino-acid sequence MAAVTGPHGIAGEVKLKLFADDVAAFTSFNGGTLTLRSLRGNIARFAEVSDRNAAEALRGTQLVVPRSALPPLDEGEYYHADLIGLPASSETGTPLGHIVGVENFGAGDVIEIERPNGKRFMVPMNERAVPEWSGELLVVAEAFAAD; translated from the coding sequence ATGGCGGCCGTGACGGGGCCGCACGGCATCGCCGGCGAAGTGAAGCTGAAGCTTTTCGCCGACGATGTTGCGGCTTTCACCTCTTTCAACGGCGGCACGCTGACGTTGCGGTCCTTGCGCGGCAACATCGCGCGGTTTGCCGAGGTTTCGGATCGCAATGCGGCCGAAGCTCTACGCGGCACCCAACTGGTGGTACCGCGATCCGCTTTGCCTCCGCTGGACGAGGGCGAATATTACCACGCAGATCTGATTGGACTGCCGGCTTCATCCGAGACGGGCACCCCGCTGGGGCATATCGTCGGGGTGGAGAATTTCGGGGCGGGCGACGTGATCGAGATCGAGCGTCCCAACGGGAAACGCTTCATGGTGCCCATGAACGAGCGCGCTGTTCCCGAATGGAGCGGCGAGCTCCTGGTTGTGGCCGAGGCATTCGCCGCCGACTGA
- a CDS encoding bifunctional diguanylate cyclase/phosphodiesterase codes for MRTLPIGLVTMAAVALCVIVMGAVIVVVTRNGPAAAGPLVWPLTIALLLNLAVILEGRRRHRELARRLRHQLDSTEGARRLSIKDPLTGFLNRRALVEEGAAMIQDAAQRRLAVAMLMIDLDRFKTINDLHGHAVGDSLLARVAAEISSELPPLSLAARVGGDEFGCIFAFNPADPQTVQRIAERLVSRLACPIDLGDTSIHVSASIGIARSDQERASIETLIRAADIAMYAAKEAGRNRFSWFDPEMARALHARNELESALRAAIPAGQIVPHFDPQIDLATGQLLGFEVLARWQHPLQGQISPDRFIPIAERTGMIADLSKSVMRQAFHAARDWDSALTLSINVSAVQLRDAWLPQKIIKLLLETGFPAHRLEIEITERALLENLALAQSIIGSLKNQGIRVALDDFGTGYSSLGHLRALPFDRIKIDRSFVQAIAADPDSAALVGAVASIGASLNLPVTAEGIEDLAAETRMRALGCARGQGYLYGRPTDAANTRRLLAERRLLSAGTVAAPAERRLAS; via the coding sequence ATGCGCACACTGCCGATCGGCCTCGTCACGATGGCCGCGGTTGCGCTGTGCGTCATCGTCATGGGGGCGGTGATCGTAGTCGTCACCCGCAACGGGCCAGCCGCCGCCGGCCCGCTGGTCTGGCCACTCACCATCGCCCTGCTCCTGAACCTCGCCGTGATCCTGGAGGGTCGCCGGCGACACCGCGAGCTCGCCAGGCGCCTCCGGCATCAGCTGGACAGCACGGAGGGTGCGCGCCGACTGTCGATCAAGGATCCGCTCACCGGCTTTCTGAACCGCCGCGCGCTTGTCGAGGAGGGCGCCGCGATGATCCAGGACGCCGCCCAGCGCCGCCTCGCCGTCGCCATGCTGATGATCGACCTCGACCGGTTCAAGACGATCAACGATCTTCACGGCCATGCCGTGGGCGACTCGCTCCTCGCCCGGGTAGCGGCGGAGATCAGCAGCGAGTTGCCTCCCCTGTCGCTGGCCGCTCGAGTCGGCGGTGACGAATTCGGCTGCATCTTCGCCTTCAATCCGGCGGATCCGCAGACCGTGCAGCGGATTGCGGAGCGGCTGGTCAGCCGGCTGGCATGCCCGATCGACCTTGGCGATACCTCGATTCACGTCTCCGCTTCGATCGGCATTGCCCGCTCGGACCAGGAGCGCGCCTCCATCGAAACGCTGATCCGCGCCGCTGACATTGCCATGTATGCGGCAAAGGAAGCCGGCAGGAACCGCTTCAGTTGGTTCGACCCTGAAATGGCGCGCGCCCTGCACGCCCGCAATGAGCTGGAAAGCGCCTTGCGCGCCGCCATTCCCGCCGGGCAGATCGTTCCTCATTTCGATCCGCAGATCGACCTCGCCACCGGCCAGCTCCTCGGCTTCGAGGTGCTCGCCCGCTGGCAGCATCCGCTGCAAGGCCAGATCAGCCCCGATCGTTTCATCCCGATCGCCGAGCGGACGGGCATGATCGCCGATCTGTCCAAGTCCGTGATGCGGCAAGCGTTTCATGCGGCACGGGACTGGGATTCTGCCCTGACGCTCTCGATCAATGTGTCGGCGGTGCAGCTGCGCGATGCCTGGTTACCGCAGAAGATCATCAAGCTGCTGCTCGAAACCGGCTTTCCAGCGCACCGGTTGGAAATCGAGATTACCGAGCGCGCCTTGCTGGAAAATCTCGCGCTGGCGCAGTCGATCATCGGCAGCCTGAAGAATCAGGGCATCCGCGTGGCGCTCGATGATTTCGGCACCGGTTATTCCAGCCTCGGCCACCTGCGCGCGTTGCCTTTCGACCGGATCAAGATCGACCGCAGCTTCGTGCAGGCGATTGCCGCCGATCCGGACAGCGCAGCCCTGGTGGGCGCCGTGGCGAGCATCGGCGCCAGCCTGAATTTGCCGGTCACGGCGGAGGGGATCGAGGATCTGGCGGCCGAGACGAGAATGCGTGCGCTCGGCTGCGCCCGGGGCCAAGGCTATCTGTACGGGCGACCGACGGATGCCGCCAATACTCGGCGGCTGCTGGCGGAGCGCCGGCTGCTGTCCGCCGGCACTGTCGCGGCGCCAGCAGAGCGCCGCCTCGCCAGCTGA
- the yihA gene encoding ribosome biogenesis GTP-binding protein YihA/YsxC produces the protein MTQDHDPARSPEAIESARKIFAGPITFLKSAPSLQFLPGADVPEVAFAGRSNVGKSSLINALTGRKTLARTSVTPGRTQELNFFDVGDPLTFRLVDMPGYGFAKAPKDMVKKWRFLVNDFLRGRQVLKRALVLIDARHGIKDVDREILEMLDKAAVSYRMVLTKADKIKATELAEVTERTIAEARKHPAAHPDIIATSSEKGMGIPELRAAVIEAIG, from the coding sequence ATGACGCAGGATCATGATCCGGCCCGCTCGCCCGAGGCGATCGAATCCGCCCGCAAGATCTTTGCCGGCCCGATCACCTTCCTGAAGTCCGCACCCTCGCTCCAGTTTCTTCCCGGCGCTGACGTTCCCGAAGTCGCCTTCGCCGGCCGCTCCAACGTCGGCAAGTCGTCCCTGATCAACGCGCTCACCGGTCGCAAGACACTCGCGCGTACGTCGGTGACACCCGGCCGAACGCAGGAGCTGAACTTCTTCGACGTGGGCGACCCGCTGACGTTCCGCCTGGTCGACATGCCCGGCTACGGCTTTGCCAAGGCGCCGAAGGACATGGTGAAGAAGTGGCGCTTCCTGGTGAATGATTTCCTGCGCGGGCGTCAGGTGCTGAAGCGCGCCCTGGTGCTCATCGATGCGCGCCACGGGATCAAGGACGTCGATCGCGAGATCCTCGAGATGCTCGACAAGGCTGCCGTCAGCTACCGCATGGTCCTGACCAAGGCTGACAAGATCAAGGCGACCGAACTTGCCGAAGTGACGGAGCGCACGATCGCCGAGGCACGCAAGCATCCGGCCGCGCACCCCGACATCATCGCCACCTCGTCGGAAAAGGGCATGGGCATCCCCGAACTCCGCGCCGCGGTGATTGAAGCCATCGGTTGA
- the rnpA gene encoding ribonuclease P protein component encodes MLTRRRDFLAANAGRRAPMPGFVLLVRPRDDGDPTIRVGYTVTKKIGNAVVRNRMKRRLRALARDLLPGEGVSGADHVLIGRMGGIERDYASLRAELSKALRKVSR; translated from the coding sequence ATGCTAACTCGCCGCCGGGATTTCCTGGCGGCGAATGCTGGACGGCGCGCGCCGATGCCCGGTTTCGTGCTTCTGGTGCGCCCACGGGATGACGGCGACCCGACGATACGCGTCGGCTATACTGTCACCAAGAAGATCGGCAACGCTGTTGTACGTAACCGGATGAAACGCCGGTTGCGCGCTTTGGCGCGTGATCTGTTGCCAGGCGAAGGTGTATCCGGTGCCGATCATGTGCTGATCGGGCGGATGGGCGGCATCGAGCGCGATTACGCCAGCCTGCGCGCGGAACTCAGCAAGGCGCTGCGCAAGGTCAGCCGATGA
- the yidC gene encoding membrane protein insertase YidC yields the protein MKQDNKNFVLFAVLAALILFGWPLIQNRFFPTANPPVTKIEDGKTKVLPKPEADPTADSPAAIRDRTAVLRESPRVQIDTPTMHGSINLKGARIDDLVLKNYKETVAKDSPPVRLLSPAGAPDAYFAGFGWRDDGLSPPAADAVWTASSQLLAPGKPVTLTAANAQGQRFAIELSVDDGYMFSVKQTVANGGAGAVPVAAYGLVNRAGVSKDPDSWTIHVGPMSVHNDKADYDADYKDVDEAAQKFTTTGGWLGFVDKYWLTALIPDQSRAFDGQFRAGANKAYQGDYTSNAQLLQPGRQVSQTSRFFAGAKEVRLLDKYTDSGIAPRLDYALDWGWFRLIEKPIFYYLDWLFTHLGNFGVAIILLTLTIRLLMFPIAQRQFASMANMRAVQPKMKAIQERYKDDKARMQQEIMALYKAEKVNPLAGCAPTLLQIPIFYALYKMLMLTIEMRHQPFVGWIKDLSAPDPLTPVNLFGLLAFTPPSFLAIGVVPILLGISMYFQFKLNPAPMDEAQKQIFALMPWVLMFVMAPFAVGLQIYWITSNVLTILQQKLLYARHPGLKEAPAK from the coding sequence GTGAAGCAAGATAACAAGAATTTCGTCCTGTTCGCGGTGCTCGCGGCGCTGATCCTGTTCGGCTGGCCGCTGATCCAGAATCGGTTCTTTCCGACGGCCAATCCCCCGGTGACGAAGATCGAGGACGGCAAGACCAAGGTCCTGCCCAAGCCCGAGGCTGATCCCACCGCTGATTCACCCGCCGCGATCCGCGATCGGACGGCGGTGCTGCGCGAGAGCCCACGCGTCCAGATCGACACGCCGACCATGCACGGCTCGATCAACCTCAAGGGCGCGCGCATCGACGATCTCGTGCTCAAGAACTACAAGGAAACGGTGGCGAAGGACTCGCCGCCGGTTCGCCTGCTCTCCCCCGCCGGTGCGCCCGACGCCTATTTCGCCGGCTTCGGCTGGCGCGACGACGGCCTGTCGCCGCCTGCGGCAGACGCCGTCTGGACTGCTTCGTCACAGCTGCTCGCCCCCGGCAAGCCCGTTACCCTCACGGCAGCCAACGCACAGGGCCAGCGCTTCGCGATCGAGCTGTCGGTCGATGACGGCTATATGTTCAGCGTGAAGCAGACGGTGGCGAACGGTGGCGCCGGCGCCGTGCCGGTCGCGGCTTATGGTCTCGTCAACCGTGCCGGCGTGTCCAAGGATCCGGACAGCTGGACGATCCACGTCGGCCCAATGTCGGTCCACAACGACAAGGCCGATTACGACGCCGACTATAAGGACGTGGACGAGGCAGCGCAGAAGTTCACGACCACGGGGGGCTGGCTCGGCTTCGTCGACAAATACTGGCTGACGGCGCTGATCCCCGATCAGTCGCGCGCCTTCGATGGCCAGTTCCGCGCCGGCGCGAACAAGGCTTATCAGGGCGACTACACCTCCAACGCTCAGCTGCTTCAGCCCGGACGCCAGGTCAGTCAGACCAGCCGCTTCTTCGCCGGTGCCAAGGAAGTGCGCCTGCTCGACAAATATACGGACAGCGGCATCGCCCCGCGGCTCGATTATGCGCTCGATTGGGGCTGGTTCCGCCTGATCGAGAAGCCGATCTTCTATTATCTCGACTGGCTGTTCACGCACCTCGGCAACTTTGGCGTCGCGATCATCCTGCTCACGCTGACGATCCGTCTCCTCATGTTCCCAATCGCGCAGCGGCAGTTCGCCTCCATGGCCAACATGCGGGCCGTGCAGCCGAAGATGAAGGCGATCCAGGAGCGCTACAAGGACGACAAGGCGCGGATGCAGCAGGAGATCATGGCGCTGTACAAGGCGGAGAAGGTCAATCCTCTCGCCGGCTGCGCCCCCACGCTGCTTCAGATCCCGATCTTCTACGCCCTGTACAAGATGCTGATGCTGACGATCGAAATGCGTCACCAGCCGTTCGTGGGCTGGATCAAGGATCTGTCCGCGCCCGATCCGCTCACCCCGGTGAACCTGTTCGGCCTGCTCGCCTTCACCCCGCCCTCGTTCCTGGCGATCGGCGTCGTCCCGATCCTGCTCGGCATCAGCATGTATTTCCAGTTCAAGCTGAACCCGGCGCCGATGGACGAGGCGCAGAAGCAGATCTTCGCGCTGATGCCCTGGGTCCTGATGTTCGTCATGGCGCCGTTCGCGGTCGGTCTGCAGATCTACTGGATCACGTCCAACGTGCTCACCATCCTGCAGCAGAAGCTGCTCTACGCCCGCCACCCCGGCCTCAAGGAAGCGCCCGCGAAATGA
- the yidD gene encoding membrane protein insertion efficiency factor YidD, with amino-acid sequence MIARLLILIARGWQLGPSLILPSSCRYQPSCSAYAIEALRRYGAARGGWLAAKRIARCHPWGGHGYDPVP; translated from the coding sequence ATGATCGCGCGGCTGCTGATCCTCATCGCGCGTGGATGGCAACTCGGCCCATCGCTGATCCTGCCGTCGTCGTGCCGGTATCAGCCAAGCTGTTCGGCCTATGCAATCGAGGCGTTGCGCCGCTATGGGGCCGCACGTGGCGGCTGGCTGGCGGCGAAGCGCATCGCCCGTTGTCATCCGTGGGGCGGGCACGGCTATGATCCAGTGCCGTAA
- the rpsP gene encoding 30S ribosomal protein S16, with protein sequence MALSIRLSRGGSKKRPYYRIVVADARSPRDGRFIEKIGNYNPLLAKDDEKRVVLDAERAKHWLSNGAQPTDRVARFLDLAGVREREARNNPKKAEPGEKAKERAEERAEKLKAQQEAEAEAANAGSGETEAAEATAE encoded by the coding sequence ATGGCACTGAGCATTCGCCTGTCGCGTGGCGGTTCGAAGAAGCGTCCGTATTACCGCATCGTCGTTGCCGATGCGCGCAGCCCGCGTGACGGCCGCTTCATCGAGAAGATCGGCAACTACAATCCGCTGCTCGCCAAGGACGACGAGAAGCGCGTGGTGCTGGACGCAGAGCGTGCGAAGCACTGGCTGAGCAACGGAGCGCAGCCGACCGACCGCGTTGCCCGCTTCCTCGACCTCGCCGGTGTGCGCGAGCGTGAAGCCCGCAACAACCCGAAGAAGGCGGAGCCGGGCGAGAAGGCCAAGGAGCGCGCCGAGGAGCGTGCCGAGAAGCTGAAGGCGCAGCAGGAGGCCGAAGCAGAAGCGGCGAACGCCGGTTCGGGCGAGACCGAAGCCGCCGAAGCGACCGCCGAGTAA